A window of the Trichoderma asperellum chromosome 6, complete sequence genome harbors these coding sequences:
- a CDS encoding uncharacterized protein (EggNog:ENOG41~TransMembrane:7 (o32-53i65-83o89-116i160-185o205-226i238-262o282-304i)), with product MLNLTCNSTLEDMNISEVKIVGPLDFHDLARVISAGCTLIAVVLSLYLVFMHASHYTQPKEQRHIIRILFMVPVYAISSYMQLEWYRQATYFSVISDCYEAFAIASFFGLLCHYCAPDLHTQKEFFRNLRPIQPWVLPINWFAKCCGGQRGPWRTPKSGLTWFNIVWIGVYQYCFIRVAMTITAVLTQHYGRYCESSNSPVFAHIWTLAINAISVTIAMYCLIQFYIQLAKPLAEHKLFIKVLAIKLVIFLSFWQSLAISVGTSTLKIVHPNKVLAYPDLKVGIPAMLLCIEMAIFSILHIWAFPYQVYRRGVGASFYPSPDASKGTVGLEKPALPPPAVSWVCVPCGML from the exons ATGCTGAATCTAACGTGTAATTCGACGCTTGAGGATATGAACA TATCCGAAGTCAAGATCGTCGGCCCTCTTGATTTCCACGACCTTGCGCGTGTTATTTCCGCCGGCTGCACCCTCATCGCCGTTGTGCTCAGCTTGTACCTGGTCTTCATGCACGCCTCGCACTACACCCAACCCAAAGAACAGCGACA CATTATCCGTATTCTCTTCATGGTCCCCGTCTATGCCATTTCTTCTTACATGCAGCTCGAATGGTACCGCCAAGCCACTTACTTCTCCGTCATCTCCGATTGCTACGAGGCCTTTGCCATTGCGTCCTTTTTCGGCCTGCTATGTCACTACTGTGCGCCCGACCTGCACACGCAAAAGGAATTCTTTAGAAATCTACGCCCCATCCAGCCTTGGGTCTTGCCTATCAACTGGTTTGCCAAGTGCTGCGGCGGACAAAGAGGTCCGTGGCGCACCCCCAAGAGCGGTCTTACCTGGTTCAACATCGTCTGGATTGGTGTATATCAGTACTGCTTTATCCGAGTCGCCATGACCATCACCGCCGTCTTGACACAGCATTATGGCCGCTACTGCGAGAGCTCAAATTCCCCTGTTTTTGCTCACATATGG ACTCTTGCCATTAATGCGATTTCCGTCACCATTGCCATGTACTGCCTCATTCAGTTTTACATCCAGCTAGCCAAACCCCTCGCCGAGCACAAGCTTTTTATCAAAGTCTTGGCCATcaagctcgtcatcttcttatCCTTTTGGCAATCGTTGGCCATTTCCGTCGGCACGTCGACGCTTAAAATTGTTCACCCGAACAAAGTTCTCGCCTACCCAGATCTCAAAGTCGGTATTCCAGCCATGCTGCTCTGCATCGAAatggccatcttctccatcttgcaCATTTGGGCCTTCCCATACCAGGTGTACCGTCGCGGTGTTGGCGCATCCTTTTACCCATCTCCCGATGCATCAAAGGGCACCGTTGGCCTGGAGAAGCCTGCTCTGCCCCCGCCGGCGGTTTCTTGGGTCTGCGTGCCTTGTGGGATGCTCTAA
- a CDS encoding uncharacterized protein (EggNog:ENOG41), protein MCGVKRRKEDISYKLGAPNDESGMSMSNLHEPKPGQGSYNHAFDDPTTTAYHGVGGGVMSPTGEERVGLIYDAQPNPESGMMGSSPPSAYGQHLHQQPYEYDPPPYGGASRTHSPYNNTYNEQSPPQRPQRPPEPYQGDWRQH, encoded by the coding sequence ATGTGCGGTGTGAAGAGGCGGAAGGAGGATATCAGTTACAAGCTCGGTGCTCCCAACGACGAAAGCGGCATGAGCATGAGCAATCTCCATGAGCCCAAGCCTGGCCAGGGTTCATACAACCACGCTTTTGACGACCCGACAACAACGGCATATCACGGCGTCGGTGGCGGAGTCATGTCTCCAACCGGCGAGGAGAGAGTCGGTCTAATCTACGATGCGCAGCCAAACCCGGAGTCCGGTATGATGGGctcgtcgccgccgtcaGCGTACGGCCAGCATCTGCATCAACAGCCATATGAATACGATCCACCTCCATACGGCGGCGCATCGCGCACACACTCGCCCTACAACAACACATACAATGAGCAGTCGCCTCCACAACGCCCTCAGCGACCACCCGAGCCCTACCAAGGAGACTGGAGACAACAttga